The segment GCGACGCGCAGGCCGATTCCGCCGCCGCGTTTTTGCAGCGCCTTCTCTACGTGGCGCGCGGCTGCCTGACTCAGTGAAATGGCCATCGCGCGCTCACATCGAGAAGGAACTGCCGCAGCCACAAGTGCTCTGCGCGTTCGGGTTCTGGATCACGAAGCGCGATCCGTCGAGTCCTTCCTCGTAGTCGACGCGGGCGCCCGCGAGATATTGCTGGCTCATCGAGTCGACCAGCAGCGTGACACCGTCAGTGACGATCTGCATATCGTCCTCTGCGACCTGATCGTCGAACGCGAAGCCGTACTGAAAGCCGGAGCAGCCGCCGCCGGACACATACAGCCGCAGCTTCAGCGCGGGGTTGCCTTCGGTTTCGATCAGCGATGCGACTTTCGCTGCGGCATTCGGCGTGAAATCGACAAACGACGGTGGCAGGCTTGGTGCGTCGACGGGGGGCGATTGCAGGGTTTCCATGGCGCGCTCCTTGATAAAAAGTGAAACGTTCAGTTCGCGCCGAACGCGACAGCAGACTCTGCGGCAGCAGCGTCGGCCGGTGCGTGACGCGAGCGGAAATCGGCGACGGCCGCCTTGATCGCGTCCTCGGCGAGAATCGAGCAGTGAATCTTCACGGGCGGCAGCGCGAGTTCTTCCGCGATATCGGTGTTCTTGATCGCGAGCGCTTCGTCGAGCGTGCGGCCTCGCACCCATTCGGTGACGAGCGAACTCGACGCGATCGCCGAGCCGCAGCCGTAGGTCTTGAACTTCGCATCCTCGATCACGCCCGCTTCGTTGACGCGGATCTGCAGCTTCATCACGTCGCCGCATGCCGGCGCGCCGACCATGCCGGTGCCGACGCCTTCCGCGCCCGCGTCGAAAGAGCCGACGTTCCTGGGGTTTTCATAGTGGTCGAGGACCTTGTCGCTGTAGGCCATTGCTTGCTCCGCATGGTTGAGATGTGGGGGAAGGGCGCGCTCAGTGCGCGGCCCACTGGATCGACGCCAGATCGATGCCTTCGCGCGCCAGGTCCCAGAGCGGGCTCATCGAGCGCAAACGTGCGACGACGTCGGTCAGCCGTGCGATCGCCAGATCGATCTCGGCTTCGGTCGTGAAGCGGCCGAGCGAGAAGCGGATCGAGCTGTGAGCGAGTTCGTCCGGGCGGCCCATCGCGCGCAGCACGTAACTCGGCTCGAGGCTCGCCGACGTGCACGCGGAGCCCGACGACACGGCGATGTCCTTCACGCCCATCAGCAGCGACTCGCCTTCGACGTAATGGAAACTGACGTTCAGGTACTGCGGCGCGCTGTGCGCGAGGTCGGTGTTCAGCCCGACCGCTTCGATTTTCGACAGGCCGGCCCAGAGCCGTTCGCGCAGCGCCTGGATGCGCGCGTTGTCTTGCTGCATGTGTTCGCGTGCGAGCCAGAACGCATGGCCCATGCCGACGATCTGATGGGTCGGCAGCGTGCCCGAACGCATCCCGCGCTCGTGGCCGCCGCCGTGCATCTGGCTCGCGAGCCGCACGCGCGGCTTGCGGCGCACGTACAGTGCGCCGATTCCCTTGGGGCCGTACACCTTGTGTGCGGAGAAGGACATCAGGTCGACGGGCAGCGCGTCGAGATCGATCTGCACCTTGCCGGCCGCCTGCGCGGCATCGACATGCAGCAGCACGCCGCGCGCGCGGCACAGGGCGCCGAGTGCCGCGATGTCCTGCACGACGCCCGTTTCGTTGTTAACGTACATGACCGACGCGAGCAAGGTGCCGGGCACGAGCGCGGCTTCGAATTCGGCGTGATCGACGAGGCCGTTTTCCCGAACTGGCAGCACGACGGCTTCGAAGCCCTGCCGTTCGAGCTCGCGGACCGTGTCGAGCACCGCCTTGTGCTCGGTCGCGACCGTCACGATCCGGCGCCCGCGCGCCTGATGGAACTGTGCGACGCCCTTGAGTGCGAGGTTGTTCGATTCCGTCGCGCCGGATGTCCAGATGATTTCGCGCGGATCCGCGTTGACGAGGCTCGCGACCTGCTCGCGTGCGAGCTCGACTGCTTCCTCTGCCGCCCAGCCGTATGCATGCGAGCGGCTCGCGGGGTTGCCATAGAGTTGCGTCAGGTACGGCAGCATGCGATGCGCGACCCGCGGATCGACCGGCGTGGTGGCCGCGTAGTCGAGATAGACCGGCTGCTCCCGAAGGGGTAGGGCGTCGTGCATCGCGATCTCCTGGACGTCAATTTTGACGGCGCAGCCGGTGCAAGCTCCGTGCCATGTTTTTTTTCGCCTGATAACGTGGTGTTTGCGTTACGTCAGCATGAGGTCGGCGTCTCGCCCGTTGTTGTCTTTGTCGGAAGCGGTCAGCGGAATCGGGGCGGTCTTGTTAGCTTTGTCGGCTTTGTCGAGACGTCCCTGCCGAGCATGTCAGAACCTGGGCGACACCGGCGTGAATATTGCTTGGATAGAGAGTCATCGTGCCGGCTAATGCGGTGAGCCATCGCGGGAGCGAAAGCCATGCCGAATTCCCCTACCATTGAAAGTCGTCGTGATCTTGACGTCGTCTATGAAGTCGGCAAGACGCTGATATCGTCGCTGGACGTCGGTCGAACCTTCGACACGACGCTGCGTTACCTCGCCTACACGCTCGACTGGCGCTCCGCGTTCATCGTCGTGACCGGCTCGGACGGCAGTCTGGGCGGCCTGTGCAGTACCGGGCTGTCGGATGACTGGCGGCAGCGCGTGCGTTTTCTGCCTGGCGAGGGCATCGTCGGGCGCATCTTCACGAGCGGGTCGCCGGCGATCGTGCCGGAAGTGCGCGACGAGCCGCTATTCCTCGACCGGACGGGCGGCGCCGGTACGCCGGAAGAGGGGCCGGTCGCGCTGCTCGGCATGCCGATCCGGCATGAGCAGCGCACGCTCGGCGTGCTTGTCGCGTTCTGCAGGAATGCTGACGGCAAGCGCGTGTTCGCGAGAGATCTGTATGTGCTGAAAATCGTCGCGACGCTGATGGGGCAGGCGCTGCTGCTTCATCGCAGCGTCAGCTCCGCGCACGACCGGCTGCAAAACGAGGTGCGGCGGATGCAGAAGGCGATCCGGCCTGTGCAGCAGCTCGACGAGGTGGTCGGCGTGTCGGCGCCGATGCAGGAGGTGTTCTCGCAGGTCCAGCAGGTTGCGCCGGCGCGCACGACGGTGCTGTTGCGCGGCGAGAGCGGCACCGGTAAGGAGGTGATCGCCCGCGCGATTCACCGGCTCTCGCAGCGCAAGGACGATGTGTTCATTTCGGTGAACTGCGCGGCGCTGACCGAGACGCTCCTCGAAAGCGAGCTGTTCGGCCATGAGAAGGGCGCGTTCACGGGTGCACAAGGGCAGCGCAAGGGGCGCTTCGAAATGGCGCACGGCGGCACGCTTTTCCTCGACGAGGTAGGCGACATCTCGCCGTCGTTCCAGGCGAAACTGCTGCGCGTGCTGCAGGAGCGCGAATTCGAGCGGGTCGGCGGCACCACGCCGGTGAAGGTCGACGTGAGATTGATTCTCGCTACCAATCGCAATCTTGAACGCATGGTGAAGGACGGCGAGTTTCGCGCCGATCTTTATTACCGGATCAACGTCGTCAGCATTCAGTTGCCGCCGCTGCGCGAGCGGCGCGATGACATACCGGCGATGGCGCAGCATTTTCTCGAACGCTTCAACCGCGACAACAACCGGTCGCTGCGCTTCAGCGACGACGCGATGCGCGTGCTGACGAGCTGTTACTGGCCGGGCAACGTGCGGGAGCTGGAGAATTGCGTGGAGCGTACCGCGACGATGACGCACGACAACGTGATCGACCGCCTCGCATTCCTCTGCCAGGAGGACCGCTGTCTGACGAAGGTGCTGCATCACCTCGAGCGGGAGGACGCGGTGCGTCCTTCGCGGCTCTCGGATATCCCCGTCTACGAAGTGCCGGCGTCGCATTCGGGCGGCGGCTGCACGAACGCGCTGCATGATCAAGAATCGGACGCGCATGCCGGCGGCGACCTGCACGACACGTACGAGTCGTTTGGCGGCGGCACCGACGAGGGCAAGCCGGACGGCGAGCGCGATCGGCTGATCTGGGCGATGGAGCGCTGCGGCTGGGTGCAGGCGAAGGCCGCGCGCCTCCTGAACATCACACCGCGGCAGATCGGCTACGCGCTGCACAAGTACGGCATCGAAGTGCGGCGTTTCTGAACGAATAGCGCGGCTCTCGCACGCGCGCGCAGGCAAGGCGCGCGTTTCGCTTTACCTCCTCTTCTCCGGTTGTCGCCCGCGCCCCGCACGCATTGTGCGCTTTGTCGCAACCTCGACAGCCGACACCGGGCGTTGTCGCTTCACAGGCCCGACGTCTCCGACAATCCGCACACCCACCTCCGCGAGAGGCAGAGCCGGCGCGGGTTCGCGCGCGTGGCACGGATCTGGCTTTGTGGGTCTAACGGCGACCCTGTCGGATCTGGAGAGATTCATGCAAAGTCAAGAGAACGTGAGCATGCCCCCGGCAACGGCCTATATCGGCATCGGGCAAATAAAACCACTTGGCGCGTCGACCGACGTGCCGGCCACGGGTGGCGGTTGCGGCACGCACGGCGGCGATGGTAAGGCGAGCTGCGGCACGTCGGGCGGCCCCGACGACATGCCCGCCGAGGTCTGGGAGAAGGTCAAGAACCATCCGTGCTATTCGGAAGAAGCGCATCACCACTATGCGCGGATGCACGTCGCCGTCGCGCCGGCCTGCAACATCCAGTGCAACTACTGCAATCGCAAATACGACTGCTCGAACGAATCGCGCCCCGGCGTCGTGTCTCAGAAGCTGACGCCTGAGCAGGCGGTGAAGAAGGTCGTCGCGGTCGCGAGCGAGATTCCGCAGATGACGGTGCTCGGCGTTGCCGGCCCCGGCGACTCCCTCGCGAATCCGAAGAAGACGTTCGATACGTTCCGGATGCTGCAGGAGCAGGCGCCCGACATCAAGCTGTGCCTGTCGACGAACGGACTCGCGCTGCCCGAGCTCGTCGACGAAATCTGCAAGTACAACATCGATCACGTGACGATCACGATCAACATGGTCGATCCGGCGGTCGGCGAACAGATTTATCCGTGGATCTTCTGGAATCACAAGCGCGTGACGGGCTACGAAGCGGCGAAGATTCTGCACGAGCAGCAGATGAAGGGCCTCGAGATGCTGACCGCGCGCGGCGTGCTGACCAAGATCAATTCGGTGCTGATCCCGGGCATCAACGACGAGCATCTGATCGAGGTGAATCGCGAAGTGAAAAAGCGCGGCGCGTTCCTGCACAACATCATGCCGCTCATTTCGGAAGCCGAGCACGGTACCTACTTCGGTCTGAACGGCCAGCGCGGCCCGACCGCGCAGGAACTGAAGGCCGTGCAGGACGCGTGCATGGGCGGCGCGAACCTGATGCGCCATTGCCGGCAGTGCCGCGCGGATGCGGTCGGCCTGCTCGGCGAGGACCGCAGCGAGGAGTTCACGCTCGACAAGATCGAGCAGATGGAAGTCGTCTACGACCTCGATCGCCGTCGCGAATACCAGAACCGCGTCGAGGCGGAGCGAAACGCGCAGCATGTGGCGAAGCAGGAAGCGCTGGCCGCGTCGATGGCGCTCGACGTTGCCGACGACCTGAAGGTGCTCGTTGCCGTCGCGACCAAGGGTGGCGGCCGCGTGAACGAGCACTTCGGCCACGTGACCGAGTTCCAGATCTTCGAGGTGTCGGCGGCCGAGGCGCTGTTCGTCGGTCATCGCCGTGTCGATCTGTATTGCCAGGGCGGCTTTGGCGACGACGAGCAGTTGCCGTCCGTCGTGCGCGCAATCAACGACTGCCACGCGGTGCTCGTCGCGAAGATCGGTGCGTGCCCGCGTGATGAGCTGTCGCAGGCCGGCATCGAACCGGTCGACGGGTACGCCGGCGAGTTCATCGAGAAGGCGGCGCTGGCCTGGTTCGGCGATTACCGCAGCCGTATCGCGTCCGGTGCGATCGTACATGCCGACCGGGGTGACGCGGCAATCCGTCAGGGCGCGTTCACCGGCGGCGCCGCGGCGGCGTGAGCCTCGCCGGACGGCGCCGTGCCTGACGGGGCGGCGCCGATCAGATATCAACCCCACAAGGAGCATCAAGATGGCCCTGAAGATTATCGCTTCGACCTGCACCGGCTGTTCCGCGTGCGAGCCGGAGTGTCCGAACGTCGCGATCAGCGAGAAGGGCGGCGTGTTCGTCATCGACCCGAAGAAGTGCACCGAATGCGAAGGGCATTTCGACGCGCCGCAGTGCGTTGCCGTGTGTCCGGTCGACGGCTGCATCGTCCAGGCCTGAGCGCGGATCAGCATCGCATTCAGCCGCACGAACTAAGCGTGCGGTTCAATTACAAGGAGGGAATCGGGATCATGCTGCCTAATGTGACCATCACCAGCGCGGCCGACAAGTTCATGCGCCGCATCGTCCGCTTCTCGGGGCTGCCCGCCGGCGCGGGCTTTCGTCTTGTCGTCAGCGCGGGAGGCTGCTCGGGCTACAACGCGGAGTTCAGCGCCGAGGCGGCCCCCGGGCCCGAAGAGCAGGTGCTGGAGGTCGACGGCTTGCGCCTGTTCCTGGCGGCGGAGAGCCGCATCCTCCTCGACGGCGTGACGATCGATTTCATCGACACGCCGACGCAGTCGGGCCTCTCGTTCACCAACCCGAACCACGCGCCGTGTGCGTGCAGCAGCGCCGAGCCGGCCACGCCCGGTGTCGCGAAGATCGGCATCGATGCGATCGGGCGCGGCCGGCCGCCGCAGCTGTCGCGCCCTTCGTGACGGATCGGAGCCGGCCATGTTCGCCGAATCCAGCGCGCTCGACGACGCCCTTGCCGACTTTGGCAGTTCGGCGCTGGGCGCCGGCTTGCCGAACGACGTCGCCGCGTGGATCGAGGCGGCCGGCCGGCTGCGGGATCGCCCCGACGACGCGCGCGCGCTGCTTGAACGCGCACGCGCCGCGGCGCCCACGCATCCGGCGCCGCTGATCGCGCTGTACCGCTTTCATTTCTACGGTCATCGGCTCGCGCAGGCGCGCCGTCGGCGAAGCGGCGCGCGCGGTCGCGCGCTCGGCCCTCGGCCCGCGTTTCGGGGACGTGCCGCCGGGCAGCGACGCGGTTCGCGACGACGTGGCGGTGCGCATCTATCTGTTCGTGCTGAAGGGGCTCGCGTATCTGAATCTGCGGCTCGGCGACGCGGACGCCGCGCGCGTGCAGCTGAACGAACTGCGGCACCTCGATCCGGACGACCAGATCGGCGGCGCGTTACTGATGCACGTGCTGATGCGTCACGAGCGGAGCACGGATCTCGCCGACGAAGACGAACTGCAGCGCGCGCATCCGGCGCGCGGCTGGGGGGAGCAGGCGGAGGTGAGGCGATGAGCCGGCCCGGTGCGGCGCGCTCGCCCGTATGCGACATTCCTGCGCTGCATTGGCAGGGCGGGCCGATCGACTGCATGAGCTGCCCGTACGTGCATCTGCGCGCGACGGGGGAGAGCGACGGCTGCGAGCCGGGTCATGCGTGCATGCAGGATGCCTACGCGCGCCGCATCGACCGGTTCTTCCACTGGTACCCGGCACTGGGCAATGAGCAGCTTGCGCATCCGTATTTCGAGGTGCGTGCGATCGCGGCGCGCCATGCCGACGTGTTCCGGCTGCCGGCGCTGATCGACGATCCTGACGAGACGGTGCGTCTGCAGATCGCGTTGCGTTTGCCGCAAGCCTATTTGTCCCGGCTCGTCGACGATCCGCATCGAGAGGTGCGGATCCGGGTCGCGCAGCGCCTCGAACCGGCCGCGCTCGCCAGCATGCGGAACGACCCGGACTACGGTGTGCGCGAATGGGTCGCGCGACGCCTGGTCGCCGCGCTGCTGCCGGTGATGATGCACGACGCGGATCGCTGCGTACGGATGCGCGTCGCCGAGCGGATCGACATGCCCGCGCTGCTGCGGATGGCCGACGACGCCGACGCCGAGGTACGCCGGCTCGTCGCCGGGCGGCTGCCGCCGGCGCTGCTCGATCGCATGCTTGCCGACACGGATTGGCGTGTGCGCTGGGAGGTTGCGCGCCGCGCGCCGCCCGGGATCGCCGTGCTGCTGCTCGACGACGCGGACGACGAAGTGCGCGCGCTCGCCGGCCAGCGGCTGCGATCGAGCGATCCGTCGCAACCGCTTGAACTCGATAGAGGAGCCGACCATGGGTGACATCAACCGCGACGACGACGTGATCGAGGTCTCTTTTCCGCCGCGCTTTTCGTTCGGCGAACGGGTGATCGCGCGCTCGGTGATCCGCAACGACGGGACGTACACGGGCAAGGATATCGGCGATGTGCTCGTCAACAAGGGCGACATCGGCTACGTGACGAGCATCAACACGTTTCTTCAGCAGTTCTACATCTACGCGGTCGATTTCGTCGAGACCGGGCATCGGGTCGGCATGCGGGCGAAGGAGCTGTGCACGCTCGACAACCTGCCCGACGACGTGCTCGACAAGCTCGGCAAGCGTGCGGACCGGCTCGGCGCGCTCGGCCGCGGCGACGAACAGGAGGCGGCATCGTGAGCACGATGGAGCCGATGCGGGAACCCGAGTACGCGTGGGGCATGCGCGTGGTCGCGCTGGACGATCTGTTCAACGACGGCAGCTATCCGGACCACGAGCCGGGAGAACGGCTCGTCGACGCCGGTGCGCTCGGCGAGATCGTCAATGTCGGGCAGATCGTCGAGACGGGCGAGCCGGTCTACCTGGTCGAGTTCGGCCGGCAGGTGATCGGCTGCACCGAGGACGAGATCGCACCCGCGCCGGCCGGACTGCTCCCGGAGCATGACGAGGAGGCGGCGCGATGATCGCGTGCAAGCAGCCGGAATCGGCCGCTTGCGCAGCCGGCTCGGTCGTCGTCGACCTTACGCTGCGCAGGATCGAGTGGGCGTTGCGCGAGCGCGTGAGATACCGCTACGTCAGCCCGCGCGTGCTGCCCGACGGCGACGGCTTCCGGATCGAAAGCCCGTGCTGCTCGCGCAACGTGGATCCGAAGGGCGGCGTGATCGATATCGCGCGGCTCGTGTGCGGCGCGGCGGGCCTCTGGTCCTTGTACGCACGCGATCACGATGCGGGCCGGTGGACCTGGTGGCAGGAAAGTCCGGATCTCGACGCGTTGCTCGACACGCTGTGCGTCGATGCCGATCGCGTGTTCTGGCGATGACGCGCGTGCGGCGAAGGAGCCCCCGATGATCTATCTCGATCACAACGCCACGACCCCGCCCGCACCAGCGGCCGTCGAAGCGATGCTCGCCGTGATGACCGACGTGTGGGCGAATGCGTCGTCGCAGCATTCGGTCGGTCAGCAGGCGAAACGTGCGCTGGCTGCCGCGCGCGCCACGATCGCGGCAGCGCTCGGCTGCAAGCCGAAGGAACTGATCTTCACGAGCGGCGCGACCGAGGCGAACCATCTCGCCGTGCTCGGCCTGTCCGCGCAGGCGGCGGGACGGCCGCGTCTCGTGTTCGGCGCGGTCGAGCATGCGGCGCATCTGAAGCTTGCGCGCTCGCTCGCCGCGCAGGGCCATCCGGTCGATTTCATCGCGGTGCGCGCCGACGGCACGCTCGATCTCGACGATGCGGCCCGCGTGATCGGCCCCGACGTCGCGCTCGTATCGGTGATGGCCGCGAACAACGAGACCGGTGTGCTGATGCCTGTCGCCGAACTGCGCGCGCTCGCGCATGCGGCAGGCGCGCGCCTGCACGTCGATGCGACGCAGTTCGTCGGCAAGCAGCCGTTCGATTTTTCGGCGCTCGGCGCCGACGCCGTGTCGCTGTCGGCGCACAAGCTGCGCGGCCCGAAGGGGATCGGCGCGCTGATCGTGCGCGACGGTGTGCCGATTGCGGCGCAGTTTCTCGGCAGCCAGGAACGGCATCGCCGCGGCGGCACCGAGAACCTGCCGGCGATCGCAGGCTTTGCCGCCGCGCTCGACCGGTTGCCCGACGCCGCGGTCGAAGCCGCGCGCGTCGGCGCGCTGCGCGACGCGCTGGAGGAGGGGCTGCGCCGCGCGCTGCCCGACGTGCACGTGTACGGCGCGAGCGCGCCGCGCCTGGCGGGGACGAGCTACCTGCG is part of the Trinickia caryophylli genome and harbors:
- a CDS encoding 4Fe4S-binding leucine-rich repeat protein, with the protein product MSRPGAARSPVCDIPALHWQGGPIDCMSCPYVHLRATGESDGCEPGHACMQDAYARRIDRFFHWYPALGNEQLAHPYFEVRAIAARHADVFRLPALIDDPDETVRLQIALRLPQAYLSRLVDDPHREVRIRVAQRLEPAALASMRNDPDYGVREWVARRLVAALLPVMMHDADRCVRMRVAERIDMPALLRMADDADAEVRRLVAGRLPPALLDRMLADTDWRVRWEVARRAPPGIAVLLLDDADDEVRALAGQRLRSSDPSQPLELDRGADHG
- a CDS encoding IscS subfamily cysteine desulfurase, coding for MHDALPLREQPVYLDYAATTPVDPRVAHRMLPYLTQLYGNPASRSHAYGWAAEEAVELAREQVASLVNADPREIIWTSGATESNNLALKGVAQFHQARGRRIVTVATEHKAVLDTVRELERQGFEAVVLPVRENGLVDHAEFEAALVPGTLLASVMYVNNETGVVQDIAALGALCRARGVLLHVDAAQAAGKVQIDLDALPVDLMSFSAHKVYGPKGIGALYVRRKPRVRLASQMHGGGHERGMRSGTLPTHQIVGMGHAFWLAREHMQQDNARIQALRERLWAGLSKIEAVGLNTDLAHSAPQYLNVSFHYVEGESLLMGVKDIAVSSGSACTSASLEPSYVLRAMGRPDELAHSSIRFSLGRFTTEAEIDLAIARLTDVVARLRSMSPLWDLAREGIDLASIQWAAH
- the nifA gene encoding nif-specific transcriptional activator NifA; translation: MPNSPTIESRRDLDVVYEVGKTLISSLDVGRTFDTTLRYLAYTLDWRSAFIVVTGSDGSLGGLCSTGLSDDWRQRVRFLPGEGIVGRIFTSGSPAIVPEVRDEPLFLDRTGGAGTPEEGPVALLGMPIRHEQRTLGVLVAFCRNADGKRVFARDLYVLKIVATLMGQALLLHRSVSSAHDRLQNEVRRMQKAIRPVQQLDEVVGVSAPMQEVFSQVQQVAPARTTVLLRGESGTGKEVIARAIHRLSQRKDDVFISVNCAALTETLLESELFGHEKGAFTGAQGQRKGRFEMAHGGTLFLDEVGDISPSFQAKLLRVLQEREFERVGGTTPVKVDVRLILATNRNLERMVKDGEFRADLYYRINVVSIQLPPLRERRDDIPAMAQHFLERFNRDNNRSLRFSDDAMRVLTSCYWPGNVRELENCVERTATMTHDNVIDRLAFLCQEDRCLTKVLHHLEREDAVRPSRLSDIPVYEVPASHSGGGCTNALHDQESDAHAGGDLHDTYESFGGGTDEGKPDGERDRLIWAMERCGWVQAKAARLLNITPRQIGYALHKYGIEVRRF
- the erpA gene encoding iron-sulfur cluster insertion protein ErpA → METLQSPPVDAPSLPPSFVDFTPNAAAKVASLIETEGNPALKLRLYVSGGGCSGFQYGFAFDDQVAEDDMQIVTDGVTLLVDSMSQQYLAGARVDYEEGLDGSRFVIQNPNAQSTCGCGSSFSM
- a CDS encoding DUF3024 domain-containing protein codes for the protein MIACKQPESAACAAGSVVVDLTLRRIEWALRERVRYRYVSPRVLPDGDGFRIESPCCSRNVDPKGGVIDIARLVCGAAGLWSLYARDHDAGRWTWWQESPDLDALLDTLCVDADRVFWR
- a CDS encoding cysteine desulfurase family protein, whose protein sequence is MIYLDHNATTPPAPAAVEAMLAVMTDVWANASSQHSVGQQAKRALAAARATIAAALGCKPKELIFTSGATEANHLAVLGLSAQAAGRPRLVFGAVEHAAHLKLARSLAAQGHPVDFIAVRADGTLDLDDAARVIGPDVALVSVMAANNETGVLMPVAELRALAHAAGARLHVDATQFVGKQPFDFSALGADAVSLSAHKLRGPKGIGALIVRDGVPIAAQFLGSQERHRRGGTENLPAIAGFAAALDRLPDAAVEAARVGALRDALEEGLRRALPDVHVYGASAPRLAGTSYLRIGRLEAETVLQRCEQIGVSASSGSACSSGGSEPSHVLTAMGVAPDEALCAVRFSLGADTTARDVDYLLAALPPLLLPLLAESAESAEPTM
- a CDS encoding nitrogen fixation protein NifZ; this encodes MEPMREPEYAWGMRVVALDDLFNDGSYPDHEPGERLVDAGALGEIVNVGQIVETGEPVYLVEFGRQVIGCTEDEIAPAPAGLLPEHDEEAAR
- the nifB gene encoding nitrogenase cofactor biosynthesis protein NifB, which produces MQSQENVSMPPATAYIGIGQIKPLGASTDVPATGGGCGTHGGDGKASCGTSGGPDDMPAEVWEKVKNHPCYSEEAHHHYARMHVAVAPACNIQCNYCNRKYDCSNESRPGVVSQKLTPEQAVKKVVAVASEIPQMTVLGVAGPGDSLANPKKTFDTFRMLQEQAPDIKLCLSTNGLALPELVDEICKYNIDHVTITINMVDPAVGEQIYPWIFWNHKRVTGYEAAKILHEQQMKGLEMLTARGVLTKINSVLIPGINDEHLIEVNREVKKRGAFLHNIMPLISEAEHGTYFGLNGQRGPTAQELKAVQDACMGGANLMRHCRQCRADAVGLLGEDRSEEFTLDKIEQMEVVYDLDRRREYQNRVEAERNAQHVAKQEALAASMALDVADDLKVLVAVATKGGGRVNEHFGHVTEFQIFEVSAAEALFVGHRRVDLYCQGGFGDDEQLPSVVRAINDCHAVLVAKIGACPRDELSQAGIEPVDGYAGEFIEKAALAWFGDYRSRIASGAIVHADRGDAAIRQGAFTGGAAAA
- a CDS encoding 4Fe-4S binding protein, which translates into the protein MALKIIASTCTGCSACEPECPNVAISEKGGVFVIDPKKCTECEGHFDAPQCVAVCPVDGCIVQA
- a CDS encoding nitrogen fixation protein NifZ — protein: MGDINRDDDVIEVSFPPRFSFGERVIARSVIRNDGTYTGKDIGDVLVNKGDIGYVTSINTFLQQFYIYAVDFVETGHRVGMRAKELCTLDNLPDDVLDKLGKRADRLGALGRGDEQEAAS
- the iscU gene encoding Fe-S cluster assembly scaffold IscU, producing MAYSDKVLDHYENPRNVGSFDAGAEGVGTGMVGAPACGDVMKLQIRVNEAGVIEDAKFKTYGCGSAIASSSLVTEWVRGRTLDEALAIKNTDIAEELALPPVKIHCSILAEDAIKAAVADFRSRHAPADAAAAESAVAFGAN
- a CDS encoding HesB/IscA family protein, with translation MLPNVTITSAADKFMRRIVRFSGLPAGAGFRLVVSAGGCSGYNAEFSAEAAPGPEEQVLEVDGLRLFLAAESRILLDGVTIDFIDTPTQSGLSFTNPNHAPCACSSAEPATPGVAKIGIDAIGRGRPPQLSRPS